The following proteins are encoded in a genomic region of Montipora foliosa isolate CH-2021 chromosome 8, ASM3666993v2, whole genome shotgun sequence:
- the LOC138013323 gene encoding uncharacterized protein codes for MSSSEDENTQVSSEDESEYLSDASENSFVSATGDFVPYDESIEPVANEDEAAQHAMQVAEEEEEEQMLLSRFSGEVDVREWCWCSNCSLTCVVRAEECRCCTEVNRCNERMEEVEKDGQCITMHPGFGSVCLDRWVLQTAGIGLKTKLKKSYTTMLTLGDRAEAEFLRSVAYRQFVRLVWEYVGKSNRLPLPCCVYKAIRSAFPTPEHQYRGYEEEDDDEV; via the exons ATGTCGAGTTCAGAGGATGAAAATACGCAGGTTTCGTCAGAAGATGAGTCAGAATATTTGTCTGACGCCTCAGAGAATAGTTTTGTATCTGCGACAGGGGATTTTGTGCCATACGACGAAAGTATAGAGCCGGTAGCGAACGAAGATGAAGCTGCCCAACATGCGATGCAAGTCgctgaagaggaagaagaagaacaaatgCTTCTCAGCAGATTCTCTGGTGAAGTCGACGTCCGAGAATG GTGTTGGTGTTCTAATTGTTCGTTGACCTGTGTGGTTAGAGCAGAGGAATGCCGGTGTTGCACGGAGGTGAATCGATGCAATGAGAGAATGGAGGAGGTGGAAAAAGATGGTCAGTGCATAACGATGCACCCAGGATTTGGCAGTGTTTGTTTAGACCGATGGGTCTTACAAACGGCAGGCATTGGGTTAAAGACAAAGTTAAAAAAGTCTTATACTACTATGCTGACACTTGGAGACAGGGCAGAGGCAga ATTTTTGCGGTCTGTAGCATACAGACAATTTGTTCGTTTGGTGTGGGAGTATGTTGGCAAGTCAAACAGACTTCCTCTTCCTTGCTGTGTGTACAAAGCAATACGATCTGCCTTTCCCACACCTGAACATCAGTACCGTGGTTATGAGGAAGAAGACGATGATGAAGTATAA